The following are encoded together in the Vanrija pseudolonga chromosome 7, complete sequence genome:
- the SPBC725.05c gene encoding putative pyrophosphatase/phosphodiesterasec — MSTARNRARDSPRPRDSPRLRGPDPALTDDPDDIELEAEMSDAVGAAAQAEEEAPLLVNPASPSASRPLARPRRKPASKHWWTICGTKLPRSLVLLIAVPSLLVVAVILERRRHRPSVPALPTLSNGTHPFHPTTLVVSIDGFRPQYLASHAELVPNLLALGQAEHGLRAASMQPVFPTLTFPNHWALLTGLYPESHGIIANDFYAPDLKGEFRYSSKDSWDPSWWWGEPMWSVAERGGRKALNIMWPGPPTMGNGVSPSYFVPYKDKSTPSDKLDQVLHYLDMPLEKRPSLLLAYIPDVDKAGHKGGPESADVERAMERSDKFIGDLVSALDARNLSQIVDLIVVSDHGMAATSKHRLVFLDDILGEDYKDVEFKDGWPAYGLRFKAGSDVDAHLAKLEAAAKESNGTFAAYTHDTMPERWHFSSGERVAPIYLVPALGWVITDHEEYERHGGDELPIKGCHGYDNELPEMQAIFFAHGPFATRVKAKAKLATRQSDARDVSVWRPGDTPGWESTSPAIMKPFPNLELFSLVMRLQQLENIAPPTNASASFWDSHFPDPLSNIRPVLYASTRRRRPSNSPYSAVEFPVTTTPRGDELELAYTMHRERVDVTNHRFWATTNTDFQAQMAARLATLPPASDPPTPEDEAAREAVLAQFYRDWQVGNRDRMNKWVKAWWSDIWTDIKLQARVYVTRALRK, encoded by the exons atgtcgacggcgcgaaACAGAGCGCGCGActcgccacgcccgcgcgactcgccgcggctgcgcggccCAGATCCGGCGCTGACCGACGACCCGGACGACATTGAGCTCGAGGCTGAGATGTCTgacgcggtcggcgccgccgcccaggcagaggaggaggcgccgctgctggttAATCCTGCGTCGCCATCGGCATCCCGGCCCTTGGCGCGTCCAAGGCGAAAGCCCGCGTCCAAGCACTGGTGGACAATCTGCGGGACAAAG CTtccccgctcgctcgtgcttCTTATCGCGGTGCCttcgctgctcgtcgtcgcagtTATCCTTGAGCGAAGACGGCATCGGCCGTCGGTACCGGCTCTGCCGACGCTGTCGAACGGCACACACCCTTTCCACCCAACTACGCTCGTCGTCTCGATCGACGGCTTCAGGCCGCAGTACCTCGCGTCGCatgccgagctcgtgccAAACTTGCTTGCGCTAGGACAGGCAGAGCACGGGCTGCGTGCGGCGTCGATGCAGCCCGTGTTCCCGACGCTCACGTTCCCCAACCATTGGGCCCTCCTCACCGGCCTGTACCCCGAGTCGCACGGCATCATCGCCAACGACTTTTACGCCCCAGACCTCAAGGGCGAGTTCCGCTACTCGAGCAAGGACAGCTGGGACCCCAGCTGGTGGTGGGGCGAGCCCATGTGGAGcgtcgcggagcgcggcggacgCAAGGCGCTCAACATCATGTGGCCTGGGCCTCCGACAATGGGGAACGGGGTATCGCCGAGCTACTTTGTGCCGTACAAG GACAAATCCACGCCCAGCGACAAGCTGGACCAGGTGCTGCATTACCTCGATATGCCGCTCGAGAAACGACCGTCGCTGCTACTGGCTTACATCCCGGACGTGGACAAGGCGGGCCACAAGGGAGGGCCAGAGTCGGCAGACGTCGAGCGTGCCATGGAACGATCAGACAAGTTTATCGGCGATCTCGTTTCGGCACTCGATGCGCGAAACCTCTCGCAGATTGTCGATCTGATCGTTGTATCGGATCATG GCATGGCAGCGACAAGCAAGCACAGACTGGTCTTTCTCGACGACATCCTCGGTGAAGACTACAAGGACGTCGAGTTCAAGGATG GCTGGCCTGCATACGGACTGCGGTTCAAAGCCggcagcgacgtcgacgcccacCTTGCCAAGCTGGAGGCTGCAGCCAAGGAGAGCAACGGGACATTTGCAGCGTATACCCACGACACGATGCCCGAGCGGTGGCACTTTAGTagcggcgagcgtgtcgcccCCATCTACCTGGTCCCCGCCCTCGGCTGGGTGATCACAGATCAT GAAGAGTACGAGCGCcatggtggcgacgagctgcctATCAAAGGCTGCCACGGCTATG ACAACGAGCTGCCAGAAATGCAGGCGATATTCTTCGCCCACGGGCCGTTCGCGACACgggtcaaggccaaggcgaagCTGGCGACGCGGCAAAGCGACGCCCGTGACGTCTCGGTTTGGCGACCCGGAGATACACCAGGCTGGGAGTCGACGAGCCCGGCGATCATGAAGC CCTTCCCCAACCTCGAGCTGTTCAGCCTCGTCATGCGCCTCCAACAACTAGAGAACATTGCACCCCCGACcaacgcgtcggcgtcctttTGGGATTCACACTT CCCCGACCCGCTGTCCAATATCCGCCCAGTGCTCTACGCgtccacgcgccgccggcgcccctCAAACTCGCCATACTCGGCCGTCGAGTTCCCCGtgaccaccacgccgcgcggagacgagctcgagctcgcgtaCACTAtgcaccgcgagcgcgtggaCGTTACCAACCACCGGTTCTGG GCCACAACCAACACCGACTTCCAGGCCCAAATGGCTGCCCGTCTCGCGACCCTCCCGCCCGCGTCCGACCCCCccacgcccgaggacgaggccgctCGTGAAGCCGTCCTCGCTCAGTTTTACCGCGACTGGCAGGTCGGCAATCGCGACCGAATGAACAAGTGGGTCAAGGCGTGGTGGAGCGATATCTGGACAGACATCAAGCTCCAAGCACGCGTGTACGTCACAAGGGCCTTGAGGAAATGA
- the SPAC1B2.03c gene encoding Putative elongation of fatty acids protein 1 encodes MSAVDKCPFFKCPAFQLQDGGGPVITTIKTVWKHAGLPNPPKQFVEWIPGQTPLSTNKTVLVAVVTYLAVIFGGRELMRNRQPFKLKFLFQLHNVFLSSGSLLLLALILEQIVPLYWKHGFYWSICNPAAFTKTLTTYYIINYYFKYIELIDTVFLVLKKKPLAFLHVFHHSATAVLCYTQLEGETSVQWVVIGLNLWVHVIMYYYYYATAGGAKIWWKKYLTTLQITQFVIDLFIVYYCTTNHFFFKWGINLPWVTDCTGGEGAAVFGCGLLTSYLFLFIAFYRNTYKKGAAAKAAKAGAAKSK; translated from the exons ATGTCTGCAGTCGACAAGTGCCCCTTCTTCAAATGCCCCGCCTTCCAGCTCCAGGACGGCGGTGGCCCCGTCATCACCACCATCAAGACGGTCTGGAAGCACGCTGGCCTCCCCAACCCTCCCAAGCAGTTTGTCGAGTGGATCCCGGGCCAGACCCCCCTCTCGACCAACAAGactgtcctcgtcgccgtcgtgacctacctcgccgtcatctttggcggccgcgagctcatGCG TAACCGCCAGCCTTTCAAGCTCAAGTTCCTCTTCCAGCTCCACAACGTCTTCCTTTCGTCcggctcgctcctcctcctcgccctcatcctTGAGCAGAT CGTCCCCCTTTACTGGAAGCACGGTTTCTACTGGTCCATTTGCAACCCCGCTGCCTTCACCAAG ACTCTGACGACCTACTACATCATCAACTACTACTTCAAGTACATTGAGCTCATTGACACTGTCTTCCTTGTCCTCAAGAAGAAGcccctcgccttcctccacGTCTTCCACCACTCGGCTACCGCTGTCCTCTGCTACACtcagctcgagggcgagacgtCGGTT CAATGGGTTGTCATCGGCCTCAACCTCTGGGTCCACGTTATCATgtactactactactacgCTACCGCCGGTGGTGCCAAGATCTGG TGGAAGAAGTACCTCACCACCCTCCAGATCACCCAGTTCGTCATTGACCTCTTCATTGTCTACTACTGCA CCACCAACCACTTCTTCTTCAAGTGGGGCATCAACCTCCCCTGGGTCACCGACTGCACTGGCGGTGAGGGAGCTGCCGTCTTCGGCTGTGGTCTCCTCACCAGCTACCTCTTCCTCTTCATTGCCTTCTACCGCAACACCTACAAGAAGGGTgctgccgccaaggccgctAAGGCCGGTGCCGCCAAGTCGAAGTAA
- the PGAP3 gene encoding Post-GPI attachment to proteins factor 3 — MSSAVNRLALAPLPEAVRSNRPPPSCRGLHALKLATWAVLALTLAAVPAAASSGDRHSSFHLCSNLCEVSQCEPHSPLIPLYLRLFGWSCIDNCNYHCAHRLTNEADAGREYYHQFFGKWAFYRLGPIQEPLSVIASLGNLWVHYRGLQRVRKTVRPDNNLRPWLETLAYIQINTWLWSTVFHARDTPITERLDYFSAMITIAATLLYAIVRIFGIVTPKTISPLVYPISGAVAVFVLWHFIYVLSFSHFPYGYHVGVAIVLGMIHNVLWLIWTLSLYVALPTISINETLIAWPEPYPPRNALASRRPAHANIPAILVGLTMAAMAFEVLDFAPFYRVLDAHALWHFATIPLGEWWWKYMCADANELDGGLLGPLSSRVHGDKSSD; from the exons ATGTCGTCCGCTGTCAACCGACTGGCGTTGGCGCCATTGCCCGAAGCAGTACGCTCAAaccgaccaccaccatcgtGCCGCGGCCTTCACGCCCTCAAGCTCGCGACATGGGCTGTCCTCGCTCTCACTCTTGCTGCGGTCCCCGCTGCAGCCTCATCCGGCGATCGTCACTCGAGCTTCCACCTCTGCTCCAATCTCTGCGAAGTCTCCCAGTGCGAGCCTCACAGCCCGCTGATCCCGCTCTACTTGCGGCTATTCGGCTGGTCGTGTATCGACAACTGCAACTACCACTGTGCCCACCGGCTCAccaacgaggccgacgcgggAAGAGAGTACTACCACCAATTCTTTGGCAAGTGGGCATTCTACCGTCTCGGGCCTATCCAGGAGCCCCTCAGCGTGATCGCGTCGCTGGGCAACCTCTGGGTCCACTACCGCGGCCTGCAGCGCGTGCGCAAAACCGTCCGCCCCGACAACAATCTCCGTCCATGGCTCGAGACCTTGGCGTATATCCAGATCAACACGTGGTTGTGGTCCACAGTGTTCCACGCGAGGG ATACTCCAATCACTGAGCGTCTCGACTACTTCTCGGCCATGATCACCATTGCCGCTACCCTGCTTTATGCCATTGTGCGCATCTTTGGCATTGTCACCCCCAAGACCATCTCCCCATTGGTGTACCCGATCtctggcgccgtcgccgtctttGTCCTCTGGCACTTCATCTACGTCCTCAGCTTCTCCCACTTTCCCTATGGCTaccatgtcggcgtcgccattGTGCTCGGCATGATCCACAACGTGCTGTGGCTCATCTGGACCCTGTCGTTATATGTCGCGCTACCAACCATTTCCATCAACGAGACTCTGATCGCCTGGCCAGAGCCATACCCGCCGCGCAACGCCCTGGCCAGTCGTCGACCCGCCCACGCCAACATTCCGGCCATTCTCGTTGGCCTCACAATGGCGGCAATGGCCTTTGAGGTTCTCGACTTTGCGCCATTCTACCGCGTGCTTGACGCCCATGCCCTCTGGCACTTTGCAACCATTCCATTGGgagagtggtggtggaagtACATGTGCGCAGACGCAAACGAGCTGGACGGAGGCCTCCTTGGGCCATTGTCCTCCCGCGTTCACGGAGACAAGAGCTCAGACTAG